A genomic region of Melopsittacus undulatus isolate bMelUnd1 chromosome 5, bMelUnd1.mat.Z, whole genome shotgun sequence contains the following coding sequences:
- the NOPCHAP1 gene encoding NOP protein chaperone 1 yields MAGDGGVAASRELLAVGLRGGLEETLLIRSKCSSKEATALQTVRMPRSSLLDRVQSFLPQMAHANDELRRKMITAPAHQFDIENLDSATEKVIEMNVAVVELSDSDTDEEILTSEDDSESEDDSIAGEVTIDNIKFPKQKREKGKIEILDSKVNE; encoded by the exons ATGGCGGGGGATGGCGGCGTGGCTGCCTCTCGGGAGCTGTTGGCCGTGGGGCTCCGAGGAG GTCTGGAAGAAACGTTGTTGATCAGATCAAAATGCAGCAGCAAGGAGGCCACAGCCTTACAGACAGTGAGGATGCCGAGGAGTAGCC ttttggaCCGAGTACAGAGCTTTTTACCACAGATGGCCCATGCAAATGATGagctaagaagaaaaatgattaCAGCACCAGCTCATCAGTTTGATATTGAAAATCTAGACAGTGCAACAGAAAAAGTTATAGAAATG AATGTGGCTGTAGTTGAACTGAGTGATTCTGATACAGATGAAGAGATATTAACTTCAGAAGATGACTCTGAATCTGAAGATGACTCTATAGCTGGCGAAGTGACAATAGACAACATTAAGTTTCCtaaacaaaagagagaaaaaggcaaaatagaAATTCTGGACAGCAAAGTGAATGAgtaa